One region of Oxalobacteraceae bacterium OTU3CAMAD1 genomic DNA includes:
- a CDS encoding oligopeptide:H+ symporter produces the protein MPRQIPYIIANEGCERFSFYGMRNILTPFLLSTLLLFIPMEDRTAEAKHVFHTFVIGVYFFPLLGGWLADRFFGKYKTVFWFSLIYVAGHACLAIFEDNLKGFYFGLALIAFGSGGIKPLVVAFVGDQFDQTNKNRAKLVFDAFYWIINFGSFFASLLMPVMLRDYGPAVAFGIPGILMAIATLIFWIGRKKYVHVPPAAPNPDSFSSVARTALFAKAPGKSRPGLIVAGVGAAGAVLSLCMSPQWGFVIAACTALVLLLAFGGIGVSMQLERARGLHTDEAVEGVRAVLRILIVFAMITPFWSLFDQKASTWIVQANAMDSPLLSIFGWEFTLLPAQMQAINPILVMLLIPLNNIALFPLMRAIGITPTPLRRMGMGIALSGAAWIAIGAIQLQMDGGDKVSILWQLLPYALLTLGEVLVSATGLEFAYSQAPAPMKGIILSFWYLAVTVGNLWVLIVNSGVKNDAVSAHIATSGMSSIAFQMFFFAGFALLTAGVFALYAMRYKMVDNYRVAAK, from the coding sequence ATGCCCCGACAAATTCCCTACATCATCGCCAACGAAGGCTGCGAACGTTTCAGCTTCTATGGCATGCGTAACATCCTCACGCCGTTTCTTCTGAGCACGCTTTTGCTGTTCATTCCGATGGAAGACCGCACCGCCGAGGCCAAGCACGTCTTCCATACCTTCGTCATCGGCGTGTACTTCTTCCCGCTGCTGGGCGGCTGGCTGGCCGACCGCTTCTTCGGCAAATACAAGACCGTGTTCTGGTTTAGCCTGATCTATGTGGCGGGACACGCCTGCCTGGCGATCTTCGAGGACAATCTCAAAGGCTTCTATTTCGGCCTGGCGCTGATCGCCTTCGGGTCGGGCGGCATCAAGCCGCTGGTGGTGGCCTTCGTCGGCGACCAGTTCGACCAGACCAACAAGAACCGCGCCAAGCTGGTGTTCGACGCCTTCTACTGGATCATCAACTTCGGCTCCTTCTTCGCGTCGCTGCTGATGCCGGTGATGTTGCGCGACTACGGCCCGGCCGTGGCCTTCGGCATCCCCGGCATCCTGATGGCCATCGCCACCTTGATTTTCTGGATCGGCCGCAAAAAATACGTGCACGTGCCGCCGGCCGCGCCCAATCCGGACTCCTTCAGCAGCGTCGCGCGCACCGCGTTGTTCGCCAAGGCGCCAGGCAAATCGCGTCCGGGCCTGATCGTCGCAGGCGTCGGCGCGGCCGGCGCGGTGCTGTCGCTGTGCATGTCGCCGCAATGGGGCTTCGTCATCGCCGCCTGTACCGCGCTGGTGCTGTTGCTGGCCTTCGGCGGCATCGGCGTGTCGATGCAGCTGGAACGCGCGCGCGGCCTGCACACCGACGAAGCGGTGGAAGGCGTGCGCGCCGTGCTGCGCATCCTGATCGTGTTCGCGATGATCACCCCGTTCTGGTCTCTGTTCGACCAGAAGGCGTCGACCTGGATCGTGCAGGCCAACGCCATGGACAGCCCGCTGCTGTCGATCTTCGGCTGGGAATTCACCCTGCTGCCGGCGCAGATGCAGGCCATCAATCCAATCCTGGTGATGTTGCTGATCCCATTGAATAACATCGCGCTGTTCCCGCTGATGCGCGCCATCGGCATCACGCCGACGCCGCTGCGCCGCATGGGCATGGGCATCGCGCTGTCCGGCGCGGCGTGGATTGCGATCGGCGCCATCCAGCTGCAGATGGACGGCGGCGACAAGGTCTCCATCCTGTGGCAGTTGCTGCCGTATGCGCTGCTGACACTGGGCGAGGTGCTGGTGTCGGCCACCGGCCTGGAATTCGCCTACAGTCAGGCGCCCGCGCCGATGAAGGGCATCATCCTGAGCTTCTGGTATCTGGCCGTCACGGTCGGCAATCTGTGGGTGTTGATCGTCAATTCGGGCGTGAAGAACGACGCGGTCAGCGCGCACATCGCCACCAGCGGTATGAGCTCGATCGCGTTCCAGATGTTCTTCTTCGCGGGCTTCGCGCTGCTCACGGCCGGCGTGTTCGCGCTGTACGCGATGCGCTACAAGATGGTGGATAACTACCGCGTGGCGGCCAAGTAA
- a CDS encoding alpha-glucosidase family protein, protein MTKQLTQVSPHIKDWYREAIIYQVYPRSFLDTNGDGIGDMPGITAKLDYIASLGVDIVWISPFFKSPMKDFGYDISDYCDVDPMFGTLADFDVMIAKAHSLGLKIMIDQVMAHTAEEHPWFKESRSSRDNPKSDWYVWSDPAPDGNPPNNWMSVFGGSSWQWDTRRRQYYLHNFLVSQPQLNFHNPQVQQAHLDALRFWLERGVDGIRLDASNFHFHDPELRSNPPAVNRDTATVSDVNPYGMQAHVYDKSRPENLPFLQKLRTLLNEYQAVSIGEVGADDSLAVMAEYTAGGDKLHMAYSFNLLVPVCSSHYIRKQVEQFEARVKGGWASWSVGNHDVQRVATRWGGPDAPKAFAKMILAMQLSLKGTPCLYQGDELAFAEADVPFELLQDPYGITFWPEFKGRDGCRTPMAWTGGADGGFTTGKPWLPVSPDHISKAAALQESDAESSLAFTRKFIAWRRKLPQLTRGDIQFFDTPEPVLALRRDADGERGIIAVFNLGGEPVSFTLPQVAGAEQMEGYDLPGTVDGSQVQLPAFGAWFGYARD, encoded by the coding sequence ATGACTAAGCAACTAACTCAAGTTTCCCCGCACATTAAAGACTGGTATCGCGAGGCCATCATCTATCAGGTTTACCCGCGCAGCTTCCTTGACACCAACGGCGACGGCATCGGCGATATGCCCGGGATTACGGCAAAGCTGGACTATATCGCATCGCTGGGCGTGGACATCGTCTGGATTTCACCATTTTTCAAGTCGCCGATGAAGGACTTCGGCTACGACATTTCCGACTATTGCGACGTCGATCCGATGTTCGGCACCCTGGCCGACTTCGACGTCATGATCGCCAAGGCGCATAGCCTCGGCCTGAAGATCATGATCGACCAAGTGATGGCGCACACCGCCGAGGAGCATCCGTGGTTCAAGGAGAGCCGATCGAGTCGCGACAATCCGAAATCCGACTGGTACGTGTGGTCCGATCCGGCGCCGGACGGCAATCCGCCGAATAACTGGATGTCGGTTTTCGGCGGCTCGTCGTGGCAGTGGGATACGCGCCGTCGTCAATACTATTTACACAATTTCCTCGTCAGCCAGCCGCAGCTCAACTTCCACAACCCGCAAGTGCAGCAGGCGCACCTGGACGCGCTGCGCTTCTGGCTCGAGCGCGGCGTCGACGGCATCCGCCTGGACGCGTCCAACTTCCACTTCCACGATCCTGAGCTGCGCAGCAATCCGCCGGCCGTCAACCGCGACACCGCCACCGTCTCGGACGTGAACCCGTACGGCATGCAGGCCCACGTCTACGACAAGAGCCGTCCGGAGAACCTGCCGTTCCTGCAAAAGCTGCGCACCCTGCTGAACGAATACCAGGCCGTGTCGATCGGCGAAGTGGGCGCCGACGATTCGCTGGCCGTCATGGCGGAATACACCGCCGGCGGAGACAAGCTGCACATGGCCTACAGCTTCAACCTGCTGGTGCCTGTGTGCTCGTCGCACTACATCCGCAAACAGGTGGAGCAGTTCGAAGCGCGCGTCAAAGGAGGCTGGGCGTCGTGGTCGGTCGGTAACCACGACGTGCAGCGCGTCGCCACGCGCTGGGGCGGACCGGACGCGCCGAAGGCGTTCGCCAAGATGATCCTGGCGATGCAGCTGTCGCTCAAAGGCACGCCGTGCCTGTACCAGGGCGACGAGCTGGCGTTCGCCGAGGCGGACGTGCCGTTCGAACTGCTGCAGGACCCGTACGGCATCACCTTCTGGCCGGAGTTCAAGGGCCGCGACGGTTGCCGCACGCCGATGGCGTGGACCGGCGGGGCCGATGGCGGCTTCACCACCGGCAAGCCATGGTTGCCGGTGTCGCCGGACCATATTTCCAAGGCTGCGGCGTTGCAGGAGTCGGATGCCGAATCGTCGCTGGCGTTCACGCGCAAGTTCATCGCCTGGCGCCGCAAGCTGCCGCAGCTCACGCGCGGCGACATCCAGTTCTTCGACACGCCGGAGCCGGTGCTGGCGCTGCGCCGCGATGCCGATGGCGAGCGCGGGATCATCGCCGTGTTCAATCTGGGCGGGGAGCCGGTCAGTTTCACGTTACCGCAAGTAGCGGGCGCGGAGCAGATGGAAGGTTACGACCTGCCTGGAACGGTGGACGGCAGCCAGGTGCAGTTGCCGGCCTTCGGCGCCTGGTTCGGGTACGCGCGCGATTAA
- a CDS encoding glucokinase — translation MKQAEVDQKLNRTAFADGPRLLADIGATHARFALQTAPGEFRAVRVLKCDDFSDIVAMLRSYLSDHADITLNHAALAVANPVSGDHVRMTNRDWEFSTDEVRRALGLHTLLVVNDFTALAMSLPGLKPADLMQVGGGKPASNSVIGVLGPGTGLGVSGVIPTVDGFVTLGSEGGHTNFAPADEREYSILQYAWQTWSHVSTERLISGPGMEIIYRAIAKRNGRQVRDLTSQEIMAGALTDKDPLCLEVLECFCAMLGGATANLAVTLGAFGGMFIGGGIVPRMGEWFASSPFRSRFEAKGRFTSYLSEIPTYVITTPNPAFYGVATILSEHLRGRSGANTLMERVQHLQHELTPAEQRVAQLVLEQPRLVLNEPIADIARLAEVSQPTVIRFCRSLGFLGLADFKLKFASSLTGAIPVRHSQVRVSDSTHDLSAKVIDNTVSAILKFRDQLDVRSLDKAIALVAKAKRVEFYAMGNSRVVALDGQHKFFRFRIPTSAYGDSHLLTLAAELLNPGDVVIAISNSGKLPDLLEAVDAARAAGADVIAITASNSPLAKKASVCLAVDHTEDSTTFLSMISRILQLLLIDILSVGISLDTQNSRVVVQQKAKSGETDNRRLLISHLDS, via the coding sequence ATGAAACAAGCTGAAGTAGACCAAAAACTCAACCGCACGGCGTTCGCCGACGGCCCGCGCCTGCTGGCCGACATCGGCGCGACGCACGCGCGCTTCGCTTTGCAAACGGCCCCCGGCGAATTCCGCGCCGTGCGGGTGCTCAAGTGCGACGACTTTAGCGACATCGTCGCCATGCTGCGATCGTACCTGTCCGACCACGCCGACATCACCTTGAACCACGCCGCGCTGGCGGTGGCCAATCCGGTCAGCGGCGACCATGTCCGCATGACCAATCGCGACTGGGAATTCTCCACCGACGAAGTGCGCCGCGCGCTCGGCCTCCATACGCTGCTCGTGGTGAACGACTTCACCGCGCTGGCGATGTCGCTGCCGGGCCTTAAGCCGGCGGACCTGATGCAGGTCGGTGGCGGCAAGCCGGCGTCGAACTCCGTCATCGGCGTGCTGGGGCCGGGCACCGGCCTTGGCGTGTCCGGCGTGATCCCCACTGTCGACGGTTTCGTCACGCTCGGCTCCGAGGGAGGCCACACCAACTTCGCCCCGGCCGACGAGCGCGAATACTCGATCCTGCAGTACGCGTGGCAGACCTGGTCGCACGTCTCGACCGAGCGCCTGATCTCCGGCCCCGGCATGGAGATCATTTACCGCGCCATCGCCAAGCGCAATGGCCGCCAGGTGCGCGACCTGACCTCGCAGGAGATCATGGCCGGCGCGCTGACCGACAAGGACCCGCTGTGCCTCGAAGTGCTGGAATGCTTCTGCGCGATGCTGGGCGGCGCCACCGCCAACCTGGCCGTTACGCTGGGCGCGTTCGGCGGCATGTTCATCGGCGGCGGCATCGTGCCGCGCATGGGGGAGTGGTTCGCCTCTTCTCCTTTCCGTTCGCGCTTCGAAGCAAAGGGACGCTTCACCAGCTACCTGTCGGAGATCCCGACGTACGTGATCACGACGCCGAATCCGGCCTTCTACGGTGTGGCGACGATTTTGTCGGAGCACCTGCGCGGCCGCAGCGGCGCCAACACCTTGATGGAGCGCGTGCAGCATCTGCAGCACGAGCTGACGCCGGCCGAGCAGCGCGTGGCGCAACTGGTGCTGGAGCAGCCCCGCCTGGTGCTCAACGAACCGATCGCCGACATCGCGCGCCTGGCGGAGGTGAGCCAGCCGACGGTGATCCGCTTCTGCCGCTCGCTCGGTTTCCTCGGCCTGGCCGATTTCAAACTGAAGTTCGCCAGCAGCCTGACGGGCGCGATTCCGGTGCGTCACAGCCAGGTGCGCGTCAGCGACAGCACGCACGACTTGAGCGCCAAGGTAATCGACAATACTGTTTCCGCGATTTTGAAATTCCGCGACCAGTTGGACGTGCGCTCGCTGGACAAGGCGATCGCGCTGGTGGCGAAGGCCAAGCGGGTGGAGTTTTACGCGATGGGCAATTCGCGCGTGGTGGCGCTGGATGGCCAACACAAGTTCTTCCGCTTCCGCATTCCTACGTCGGCGTACGGCGATTCGCATTTGCTGACGTTGGCGGCGGAGCTGCTCAACCCGGGCGACGTGGTGATCGCCATTTCCAACTCCGGCAAGCTGCCGGACCTGCTGGAAGCGGTCGACGCGGCGCGCGCGGCGGGTGCCGACGTCATCGCCATCACGGCCAGCAACTCGCCGTTGGCGAAGAAGGCCAGCGTGTGCCTGGCGGTCGACCACACGGAAGACAGCACGACCTTCCTGTCGATGATCTCGCGCATCTTGCAGCTGCTGCTGATCGACATCCTGTCGGTCGGCATTTCGCTCGACACGCAAAACTCGCGCGTAGTGGTGCAGCAAAAAGCCAAGAGCGGCGAGACCGACAACCGGCGCCTGCTGATCTCCCACCTCGACAGCTGA